Below is a genomic region from Sutterella megalosphaeroides.
CTTCGAACTTCACGAACTCCCGCACCTCTTCGCGGCTTCCGACCCAGAGCGTGCCGTGGTCGATCGCCGCACGACCGAGACGCACGTAGATGCGTTCGGCGAGTTCGACGCGCTCTTCCTCGCTCAGCTCCGGAAAGCAAAGCCGAAGGTTCGTAAGCGTCACGTGACGACGCTTGGGAACGGCGTACCAAAGAATCCGTGCGGCCAACCGTGCCAGACGGGTTCGATTCTTCATGGAAAGCCCGTGCATGGCGCGAATGAGCGCCACCCACAAACGGGCGAAAGCATTGTTCATGGCGTTGTTCCTTGCCGCTCGTCACCGCGCGTCGCCCGGAGGCGGCAGGGCGCCGCGGGGCACCTTGTAGCGGTTGTAGCTCCAGGCGTATTGCTCGGGAAGGCGTCGGACGATCTCCTCGATCCGACGGTTCATGAGGCGGGCGTCCTCGCGGGGGTCGCCGCTCAGAGGTTCGGTCCACTCCTCGGCTTCGAGGCGCCAGCCGTCGCCCGTGCGCACGCCCCAGGCGAAAATGCGCACGGCGTCGAACTGTCGGGCCACTTTGACGGGCAGCGTCATCGTGTAGGCGGGACGACCGAAAAAGTCGGCCCACACCCCTTCGCCCTGCGACGGGACCTGGTCGGGCAAAGCGCCGAACGTGTGGCCGAGTCGCAGATTGCGGATGACGCGCTTGACGCCCGCGAGGTTCGTGGGCACGGCTTCGATCCCGGGCGCCTGTCGGGCTTCCCCCACGATGCGGCGAAGCACCTCTTTTTTCGGCGGCCGGTAGAGGATCGTGATGTTGCGCTTCGTTTCCGCGAAAAACCGATGCGCGAGCCAAACGGGCAGCACCTCGAAGCAGCCGACGTGCGGCGTCATGAAAACGACGGGACGATCCCCGCGCATGGCGCGGCCGATAAGCGCTTCGGCCTCTTCGGTCGCTTCGACGCGCTTGACGACGTCGGCCGCGGGCCGATACCAAACCCAGAGGCTTTCCATCGCCTGGCGACCCGCATTGCGTCCGACCTTGGAAAAAAGCGCCGGGTCGTCGTACCCGGCGTGTCGGAGGTTTTCGCGCGTACGCCTCCGATACCCCGGCGAGCACCAGAAGGTAAGTTCGCCGATGCCGGCCCCCAACGTTTGCAACACGCGCAACGGCAGGCGGGCGACGAGCTTCAGGAGCACCTGCATCCGTCTAACCTCTCGAGATGATGAAATGGTTCAAACGGATGATTTTACCCCAGCGCTCTTCGTACGAGAAACCGCGTCGTACGTCGGCGTCTACACGTCAACTCGCATCTTCCCCCGAAACGAACGCATGTTTACCAGAGCGATGAAGGCGCCCAGTCCGACGCCCTACGCAAAATCCGGGGCGTTTCCGAGTGGCACGACGAAGCGTGAAGCGGTAATATCCGTCAATCGCCGAGTTAACAAGACAACTTGCGGGGCGAACACAAATTCCGCTAAAGCGTCTGATCGCACGTGACCGTTTGCCATGGCGTTAGGCGCTGCCTTCCATAACTTCCTTTTTGGAGAGCGTGGCATATGGCCAGCGAATATCTTTTCACTTCCGAATCCGTCAGCGAAGGGCATCCCGACAAGGTTGCCGACCAGATCTCCGACGCCGTCCTCGACGCCTGCCTCGCGCAGGACCCCATGAGCCGCGTTGCGGCCGAAACCCTCTGCACGACGGGCCTTGTCGTCATGGCCGGTGAAATCACCACGAACGCCGTCGTCGACTACATCGATCTCGCCCGCAACGTTCTGAAGCGCATCGGTTACGACAACACCGAATACGGCATCGACCACAAGGGTTGCTCCGTGCTCGTCGGCTACGACAAGCAGTCGAACGACATCGCGCAGGGGGTCGACCACGCCATGGACGACGAGCTCAACCTCGGCGCCGGCGACCAGGGTCTCATGTTCGGCTACGCCTGCGACGAAACGCCGACGCTCATGCCCGCGCCGATCTACTACGCGCACCGCCTCATGGAACGCCAGAGCATCGTGCGCCGCAACGGCACGCTCTCCTATCTGCGTCCCGATGCCAAGAGCCAGGTGACGCTGCGCTACCGCGACGGCCGTCCCGTCGGTTGCGACACGATCGTCATCTCCTCGCAGCACGCCCCCGAAATGTCGGACGGCAAGGTGATGAAGCCCGAATTCATCGAAGGCATCGTCGAAGAGATCATCAAGCCCGTGATCCCCGCCGAATGGCTCGAAGGCACGCGCTTCCTCATCAACCCGACCGGTCGCTTCGTCGTGGGCGGTCCGCAGGGCGACTGCGGTCTGACGGGTCGCAAGATCATCGTCGACACCTACGGCGGCTACTGCCCCCACGGCGGCGGCGCCTTCTCCGGCAAGGACGCGACGAAGGTCGACCGTTCCGCCGCCTACGCCTGCCGCTACGTGGCCAAGAACATCGTGGCCGCGGGTCTTGCCCGTCAGTGCCAGGTTCAGGTCGCCTACGCCATCGGCGTGGCCGAACCGATGAACATCACCGTCTTCACGAACGGCACGGGTGTCATTCCCGACGCCCAGATCGCCGAGCTCGTTCGCGCCCACTTCGACCTTCGCCCGCGCGGCATCATCAAGATGCTCGACCTGCGTCGTCCCATCTTCTCGAAGACGGCCGCTTACGGTCACTTCGGCCGTGAAGAACCCGAATTCACCTGGGAAAAGACCGACAAGGCCGAAATTCTGCGTGCCGCCGCCGGTCTCTGAGCCGACTTGAATCACCGGTAATTCCATCGGGCCGCCCTCGACCGACGTTGAGGCGCGGCCTTTTTCATAGGCGCGCTCCGCGCGCCCCCGGGGTTTCCTCTCCGACCGAAGAGAGCTCGGGGTATATCATTTCAATCTCACGTCCGAACGACACGCGGCCCTTCGGCCCCACCCAAAAAGGTTTTACATGAAAAAGCGCGTTCTCACCGGCATCAATACGACCGGTACTCTCCACATCGGCAACTACGTCGGCGCCATCCGTCCGGCCATCCGCGACAGCCGCAACCCCGACACGGAGAGCTTCTTCTTCATGGCCGACCTCCACGCGCTCATCAAGTGCCAGGATCCGGCCCGCATCGCACGCAGCCGTCTGCAGATTGCGGCCACGTGGCTTGCCGCCGGGCTCGATCCCGAGCGCGTCGTCTTCTACCGCCAGAGCGACATTCCGGAAATCCCCACGCTCAATTGGCTCCTCACCTGCTCGACGGGCAAGGGCCAAATGAACCGCGCGCACGCCTACAAGGCGGCCGTCGACCAGGCGGTGGCCGCGGGGCGCGATCCCGATGCGGACGTCTCGATGGGGCTTTTCTGCTACCCCATTCTGATGGCGGCCGACATTCTCATGTTCAACGCCGACGAAGTTCCCGTCGGGCACGACCAGCTCCAGCATCTGGAAATGGCGCGCGACGTCGCCACCCGATTCAATTTCCTCTACGCCACTCCCGAAAAGCCCTTCTTCTCGATGCCCGTGGCTACGGGCGGCTCGGAGATCGAAGTTCTTCCGGGGCTTGACGGGCGCAAGATGAGCAAGTCCTACAACAACGTGATTCCGCTCTTCGAAGGCGGCCGCAAAGCGCTCGACGAAGCGATCTCGCGCATCGTGACGGACAGCCGTCTGCCCGGCGAACCGAAGGACCCCGACAGCACGTCGCTCACGGTGATTTACGACGCGTTCGCGACGAAGGAAGAGTCCGAAGCGTTCCACGCCGAACTGCGTGCGGGTCTCGGCTGGGGCGAAGCCAAGAAGCGCCTCGCCGACAAGATCGACGCCGAAATCGGCCCGATGCGCGCCCGCTACGAAGAGCTCATGGCCCGCCCCGAAGAGATCGAAAAGATCCTTCAGGAAGGCGCCCGCAAGGCCCGCGCGATCGCGACGCCGTTCCTTGCCGAACTCATGCAGGCCGTGGGGCTCAAGAGCTTCACGCAGGCCGACGCGCCCGCCGCTCAAGCAAAGAGCGCGAAGGCCGTCAAGGCGCTCTTCAAGCAGTACCGCGAAAAGGACGGCAACTTCTACTTCAAGCTCTCGATGAACGGGCGCGACCTCTTCGTCTCGGACGCCTTCGCTTCGGGGCGCGACGCGGGCACGTGGGTCGGTCGCCTCAAGCGCGAGGCCGAACTTCCGGCCGACGCTCCGATTCACCTGCTCGACGGCGTGAGCGCCGACGAAGTGACGGCGGCGCTTGCGAGCCTGCGCACGGAGGAATAACCGAAAATCAAGGATTTGGGCCGTTATAATGACGGCCTTTCCGGCGGACGTCGATTTACCGATCGGCGTCCGCTTCGTATTCCCGCCGCCCCGAGAAGCGCTGCGACGAAAGCACGATGTTTCGCCAGGCTCGGACGGTCGGGTTCGACAGTAACGGCGCTTAACGTTTTTTTGTTTGGAGAGCGCGATGACCGCCCAACACGATTACGTCATTACCGACCTTGGTCTTGCCCCCTGGGGCCGCAAGGAAATCCAGATCGCTGAAGTCGAAATGCCCGGCCTCATGGCGATCCGCAAGGAATTTGCCGAAGCCCAGCCCCTCAAGGGCGCCCGTATTTCCGGGTCCCTCCACATGACGATCCAGACCGCCGTCCTCATCGAAACCCTCACGGCCCTCGGCGCCGAGGTTCGTTGGGCGAGCTGCAACATCTTCTCGACGCAGGATCACGCGGCGGCGGCCATCGTCGAAGACGGCGTTCCGGTCTTTGCGAAGAAGGGCGAATCGATTGAGGAATACTGGGAATTCACGCACCGCATCTTCGAGTGGCCCGACAACGGCTTCTCGAACATGATCCTCGACGACGGCGGCGACGCCACGCTTCTGCTGCACCTCGGCGCCCGCGCCGAAACCGACCGCTCCCTCATCGCCTCCCCGAGCAACGAAGAGGAAACCGCGCTCTTTGCCGCCATCGAACGTCACCTCGCCGTCGACCCGAACTGGTACTCCAAGCGTCTCGCTCACATCAAGGGGATCACGGAAGAAACCACGACCGGCGTGCACCGTCTCTATCAGATGCACGCCAAGGGCGAACTCAAGGTTCCGGCCATCAACGTCAACGACTCCGTCACGAAGTCGAAGTTCGACAACCTCTACGGCTGCCGCGAATCGCTCGTCGACGGCATCAAGCGCGCCACCGACGTCATGATCGCGGGCAAGGTGGCCGTCGTCGTCGGTTACGGCGACGTGGGCAAGGGGTGCGCTCAGGCCCTGCGCGGCCTCGCCGCTCAGGTCTGGGTGGTCGAAATCGACCCGATCTGCGCTCTGCAGGCCGCCATGGAAGGCTACCGCGTCGTCACGATGGACTACGCGAAGGACAAGGCCGACATCTTCGTGACGGCGACGGGCAACCTGCACGTCATCACGCACGACCACATGGTCGCCATGAAGAACGAAGCGATCGTTTGCAACATCGGCCACTTCGACAGCGAAATCGACGTCGCCTCGATGCGTCAGTACCGTTGGGAAAACATCAAGCCCCAGGTCGACCACATCGAACTGCCCTCGGGCAACCGCATCATCCTTCTCGCCGAAGGCCGCCTCGTCAACCTCGGCTGCGCCACGGGCCATCCCTCCTACGTGATGAGCTCGTCGTTCGCCAACCAGACGCTTGCCCAGATCGAACTCTTCTGCCGTACGGACGCCTACCCGGTCGGCGTCTACGTTCTGCCGAAGAAGCTCGACGAAAAGGTCGCGCGTCTGCAGCTCACGAACTTCAACGCCCAACTCTCCGAGCTGACGGACGAACAGGCCGCCTACATCGGCGTGCCGAAGGAAGGCCCCTACAAGAGCGACAACTACCGCTATTGATCGGGACGCGTCCTCCGCTCGTCGGCGAAGGACGCACGGCCCGAGGGAAAGCGCTTCGAAAGAAACGCTTTCCCCTTCGCACCGAGCCGCGGCGACCTTACCGCGGCTTTTTTGCGTCCTTCGGGGCGCAAAGCTCTGCCAGGCGCCCGGAAACGTCGACAACGCCCTTTTCGGTCAAAAGCGCGTCGAGGCGCTCGTCGTGCGCTTCGAAGAGCGCCGCCTCCGCGCGCAGAGCCGAATACGCAACGCCGATCGTCACGGGGCGCGGCTCGCACGCGGCCAGGTACCGATCGAAACACCCCTTCCCGTACCCCAATCGGTGGCCGAGCGTCGAGTACGCCACGCACGGCACGAAAAGCACGTCTGGAACGACTTCCGAGCCGCCCTCAAGCTTCGGCGCGGGTACGCCGAGCGCGTCCTTTTCCAGGTCCCCCGTCCCCCGCCGCAGATAGACCATGCGGCCCTCAGCAAAGGAGTAAGGGAGCGCGAGGATCATGAAATGATCCCGAACGAAGAGGCTCTCCGGAATGTCGAGCTCTCCGCGAAAAGGTACGTAACCTCCCGCACACAGGCCGCGCGGCAAACGGGTCAGAAGCGACTCGAGCGCCGTCCGAAAATTCCGCTGAAGACCGGGGTCGCGCGCGAGTCGCGAGCGCTCTTGCAACATTCGTGTTCGTACGTCTCTTTTCGTTACGATTGTCCGCTCGTCCACGGCAAGGCTCCGTTATAGTTGTTGCTACCTTCCTCGATTGTCCCACGGCACGGCGTCTTTACGACATGCACCACTTTCCCCTCCCGAGTCGGCTGACCCGACTTTTGCTTATCGCCGGGCTTTGCTCGACGACCGGCACGGTCGGCGCGGCAACGCCCGAAGGATGGGTGGAATTGAAGACGCTCGTCGGTACCGCGTCGACCGACGCCGCACCCGAAAAGGCCGAGGCGACGAACGCGCCCGCAGCTCCGCCGGCGACCGATGCGACCGACACGTCCGCCCCCGGCGACGCCGCCGCCGTCTCCGATGCCGACAGCGCATCGACGGTCGAACCCTCCGAGCCGAACGATCCGCCGCCCCACGGCCTCATTGCCGTGCCGATGCCCGAACGTCTTCAGAGCCTGCAATCGGTCGATACCGAGGACGAAGTCATTCTGCTCGAGTCCGCCGCACAGGTCGATCCCAAGGACGTGATCAACGCGGTCGACGAAGCCTTCGCGCACATGCGCCGCCCGGCCGAAACGGAAACCTCAGGCGCCGCAGCCGGCCAGGCGGCGGAAGCAGCCGGCCGCGTAACCGCCGAACTCATCAACGAGCCGCCTCCTGTCGACCCGCTGGAGGTCGCCCTCTTTGCGACGCCTCCCGAACCGGCCGACGGCATCTTCATGGCCGCCCGCGCCGCCTTTCAAACGGGGGATCTCGCGGCCCTGCGCGAAAACGCCGATCTTCTCGTCGGTCACCCGCTCGAGAGCTACCTTGAACTCTGGACGATCGAACTCGAACTCAAAGCCGCGCCCGACGCCGCGACGCCCAACCTGCGCTTTCAGGATTTCATCGAGCGCCACCAGGGCGAATACGTGGGCGAGCGCGCCGCCGCCGACTATCTGCGCCTCTCGGGACCGCGCATCAACCGCACGCTCTTCGAGAGCGTCTTTTCCCGACTGGTCTGGAACAGGGACGACCCGGACGTCGCCGCCTGGCGAACCTACTATCGCCTCCTTGAAACGCCCGCCGACCGGCAGGCGCTCCAGAGCGCCAAGGCGCTTTATCGGGACGGTCAGGCCACGCGTGCCGCCAATCAGACGCTCGGCGACCTGATCGTTCGCCGGGACCGCTCCTGGGCCTGGGACCGCGTCGTGCTCCTCTTGCAAAAGGGCGAATGGGACGAGGTCAAACGCGTTTTGAGTTACGTGCCGCGCCCCGAACTTCCCGCGCCGATCGACACGCTTTCCGCCATCCTCGATCAGCCCGTCGCCTGGTACAACCGCCACGCGGACGAAATCGGGCGGCTTCCCGCCCGACTCGGCGTTTTCGCAACGCTGCGCCTCGCGCGGGCGCAGCCCGCTTTGGCCGCGCAATGCGCGACCTCCGTCGAACGACGACTCGGCGCCTTCTGGCGCTCGCTCCTCTGGTCCGTCATCGGCTACCAGGGCACGACCGCCCTCAACCCCGAAGCTGTCGACTGGTACGCCAAGGCGGGAAACGCGCTCGCGCAACGGCCTCTTCTCGTCGTCAACTACCGTTCCGTTCTCGGTTGGAACGCCCGAGCGGCGCTCCGTGCGGGCAATTGGTTTTCGCTCGCGCGCTTGATCGAGCGCATGCCCAAAAGCATGCAGGAGGAAGAAGTCTGGACCTACTGGCGAGCGCGCGCGTTGCGGGCCCGCGGCCAGGAAACGCAGGCCCGGCAGCTCTTCGAGCGCATCGACGGGAACGTCAGTTTTTACGGCAAGCTCGCCTGCGACGCGCTCGGCAAGCCCTATGCCTTCGACAGGGCGAAACCGAAGGTCGTCGATGCGAATCCGGAGCGCTGGGAGAGCGAAACGGGGCTCCTGCGCGCCCGCACCTTCTATCGGCTCGACCTCTATCGGGAGGGCCACCGCGAGTGGAACTGGGCCATGCGGGGCTTGAAGGGCGCCGACTATGTCGCGCTCGCCGAATACGCCAAGAAGAAACTCCTCATCCACCGCATGATCAATACGAGCGAGCGCTCGGGCAAAGACGTCGTCTCGATCGAGCAGCGCTACCCGATGCCGCACGCCCTCCTCATCGAGCGCGTCTCCGAAGCGCAGCAAATTCCCTCGGCCTGGGTCTACGGGCTCATCCGTCAGGAATCGCGCTTCATTCCGAGCGTCAGCTCCTCGGTCGGCGCGCGCGGTCTCATGCAGGTGATGCCGCTCACGGCGCAGTGGATCGCCCGCAAGCTCGGCATCACGCATTACGATCAGGGGAACCTCACGGAGCTCGAGATGAATCTCGTCCTCGGGAGCGCCTACCTACGCATGCTCCGCGCCGAGTTCGACTCGAGTTACGTGCTCGCCACCGCCGCCTACAACGCGGGCCCCGCCCGCGCCCGCGTGTGGCGTCGTACGCTGCGCGAACCCATGGAAGCGGCGGTCTTCATCGAGACGATCCCCTTTTACGAAACGCGCGACTACGTGAAGAACGTTCTCTCGAACATGCAAACCTACTCGATGCGTACGGCCGCCCCGATCGAGAACTTCACGCGGTTCCTCGGACGCGTTCACCCGGGAACCACGCCGGGGTCGGACCTTCCCTGATTTCTTTTTTCCGTTTGCCGCCCCCTTTGCGGTGCGGCCCCATCGTCATGCACGTCTATCTTGTCGGCGGCTGTGTCCGCGATCGGCTTCTGGCCCGTCTCACGGGCCGCCCCCAACCTTCGAGCGACCGCGACTGGGTGGTGGTCGGCGCCACGCCGGAAGACATGCTGGCCCGCGGTTACCTGCCGGTCGGCAACGACTTCCCGGTGTTTCTTCACCCCAAAACCCACGAGGAATACGCGCTTGCACGCACGGAGCGCAAGACCGCTCCGGGCTACCACGGGTTCGTGTTCCATGCGGCCCCGGACGTCACGCTGGAAGAGGATCTGCGTCGGCGCGACCTGACAATCAACGCCATGGCGCTCGACGACGACGGCCAACTGATCGATCCGTACGGCGGGCTCGACGACCTGAAGGCCCGGCGACTGCGGCACGTGAGTCCCGCCTTCGAAGAGGACCCCGTTCGCATCCTGCGCGCGGCCCGCTTTGCGGCGCGCTTTCCCGACTTTCGCGTGGCCGACGAAACGCTCGCCCTCATGCGTCGCATGGTGGACGCGGGCGAAGTCGACGCGCTCGTGCCCGAACGGATTTTTTCGGAAATCTCCCGCGGTTTGACGGCCGAAGCCCCTTTGCGCATGCTCGACGAACTCGAAGCCTGCGGTCTGTGGGCGCGCCTTTACGCCGACATCGCGCTCACGCCCTCCGTGCGGGCGCTCGTGGAGCGACTCGCCTGCGACGGGGCGTCGTTGGATCTGCGGCTTCTCGCCCTCACCTCGGGCGCCGAAACGGGGGACGCGGCACTCCGCTTTCTGAAGTCCGTCCGGGCGCCCGCCTCCGCGCTCGGTCTCGCTCAAACCTTCTGGTCGCTGCGCGACGCGCTTTTCGGCATGAAGACGCCCGAAGACGCGGCTCGGGTCTTTGAGAAAATCGACGTCGTTCGTCGACGGGAGCGCGCCGAAGCGCTGCTTCTCTTCTGCTCGCGCCTTGCGGAAATCGAAGGCCTCCCCGTACGGTGGACGCAGGACGAGCTCTCGCAGCTTCTCGACGCGTGGACGTCGATCGACGCGGGGGCCGTCGCCAAAGCGCAAACCGACCCCCGAGCCATTCCCGAGGCCGTTCGAGCGGCTCGCCGCGAGGCGCTCCTTGCGTGCGCGGGGCGGCTCGAGAACGCGCGGGCGCCGCGCCCGTAACCCTTATCCCGCCTCAGATGAGGCGGGCGATGACGAGCGCCACGGCCGCGAGCAGAATCGTGCTCATGAAGGGCAGTTCGATGCGTCGCCCGAACACCGTGAAGTTCAGGTCGCCCGGCAGACGGCCGAGCCCGAACTTGGAGAGAAAGGGCATGCAGGAAAGCAGCACGAGCAGGAGAACGAAGAGAACAAGAAACCAACGCATAGTTCGTCCATTGTACCGATCGTCCCCGCGGCTAGAATGTGCGTTTTTGCCGGACGCTTCACCGTGTTTGCCTTAACAACTCCCGACGACCTCCGCTTCACGACCCGACGCATCAGCGTTCGGGGCCTTACGCTCCGATGCGCCATCGGCGCCTACGAGCACGAGCGAAACCGCCTCCAGAAGGTGCGACTCGACTGCGACGTCTGGGTGCCCTTGCGTCCGACGGAGGACCGTCTCGAAAACGTCCTCAACTACGATTGGATCGTCGACGCGATGCGCACGACCGCCCTTTCCGGGCACATCGACCTGCAGGAAACGCTGGTCGACCGCATGGCCGACGCGCTCTGCGCCCACCCCGACATCCTTCTCGTTCGGGTGGCCTCCGCCAAGCTCGAAGCCTACGCCGACATCGAGTCGGTCGGGCTCGAAGTCTGGCGCAGACCCGATCCCCGTTCCTGAACACTTCCGACCGACAACCGTATGTCTGAAACACCCATCCATTTCTCGCCCGATTCGGATCCCGTCTTTCGCACCGACACGCCGGTCAAACAGATGACGCTCTCCGCGCGCAACCAGCTTTCGTTTTCGCAACGAAAACTCGAAAAGCGCGTCATTCGACTCACCGCGCAGGCCATTACCGACTTCAACATGATCGAAGACGGCGACCGCGTCATGGTGGCGATGAGCGGCGGCAAAGACAGCTACGTGCTCCTCGACACGCTGCGCGTTTTGCAGCAGCGCGCCCCGATTCGCTTCGAAATCGAAGCCGTCAACGTCGATCAGCACATCCCTGCCTTCCCCCGCGAAGCGCTCGCCGCGTGGCTCGAGTCGACGGGCGTTCCGTATCACATCGAAGACCAGGACACCTATTCGATCATTCAGCGCCTGATTCCCGAGGGGAAGAACGTCTGCTCGCTCTGCGCCCGTCTGCGTCGCGGCATTCTCTACCGCGTCGCGCAGGAGCGCGGCTGCAACAAGATCGCGCTCGGGCACCACATGGACGACATCGTCGGGACGCTCCTTCTCAACCTCTTTTACGGCGGACGCATGAAGGCCATGCCGCCCGTGCTTCGCAGCGACGACGGCAAGAACATCGTGATCCGACCGCTCGCGTACGTGCGCGAATACGAAACGGAAAAGCTCGCCAAGGCGCGCGCCTATCCGCTTGCGGGCAAGGGCATTTGCGGCGCGGGCGAAAACCTGAAGCGTCAGGAAGTGAAGGAACTCATCCGCTCATGGGACCGCGAATTCCCCGGTCGCGTCTACAACGTCTTCATGAGCATGCAGCGCGTCTCGCCCTCGCACCTCATGGACCGACGCCTCTACGACTTCGACGCCCTCGCCCCCGTGGGCGCCGACGACGCGTCCGACGAATGACCGGCCCCTGCGGCTCGTCCTCCCCGTCGATTTGGATACAATCGAACTACCGTCTTCACAGAGCCGCTCGGCGGCTCGTTTAACCAGAGTTGTCGCCCATGCGCACCCGTTCCCTGAAAGTCATCGACATGGCCGTCCATGAGGTGGCCACCATCAAAGCCGACAAAAACATCGTCGACTGCGCCGCTCAGATGCGTCTCGAACACGTCGGCAGCCTCGTGGTCGTCGACGAAGCCCAGAAGCCGATCGGCATGATCACCGACCGCGACATCGCCATCGAAGTCGTCGCCCGTCGCCTCGACCCCGAAAAGCTGGCGGTCAAGGACATCATGACGGCTCCCGTTGTCACCGCCGCTCCCAACGAAGGCATGGTGACCGCCCTCGCCCGCATGCGCGAGTTCGGCGTGCGCCGCCTGCCGATCGTCGACGAAACCGGCAAGCTCGTCGGCGTGATCTCCAATTCGAATCTGATCGAAGAACTCTCCGAACTGCTCGGCAGCCTCGTGCGAAACATCCATTCGTCGAAGACCCGAGAAGTCGCGCTGCGTTCGGATCCCTGAGGTTCGCGCCCTTAATGTTTCACGTGAAACGCCCTCCGATCGGAGGGCGTTTTGCTTTGGGGCGGTCTCGGCGGAGCGCCCCAAACACCCCCGAGGAACCGAGTCGACGTTTCACGTGAAACATCGACCGCCCGGAAACGACAAACCCCCGCGAATATCGGCCGTTGCGGGGGTTTGACGGTCTTGGGGCAACGGCGTCTCCGCCGCCCCGTCGAACCGTGAAAAAAAGTTGCATGTTTCACGTGGAACATTCAACACGCCGTCGGGCGGGTTTTTCGTCCGAACCGGGGTGCTCTCCGTGCGGCTCGGCCGCTTCGAACATGGTGCTCGCGCGTCCGACGATCCGGGGATCGACCTCGCCCACCGCCTCAAGATCGCGGTTGGCGTACGGAATCGCACGAAGCACGTAACGCATGGCGTTGAGGCGGGCGCGCTTTTTGTCGTCGGACTTCACCACCGTCCAGGGCGCCTCCGGCGTGTCGGTCGCGAGGAACATCGCCTCTTTGGCCCGCGTGTAGTCGTCCCACTTGTCGAGCGACGCGAGGTCGACGGGCGAAAGTTTCCAGCGCTTCAACGGGTGAACCTGACGCTCCTGAAAGCGTCGGCGCTGCTCCTCGCGGCTTACCGAGAACCAGAATTTGATGAGGTAGATGCCGGAGCGAACGAGATTGCGTTCGAACTCGGGAACCTGCCGCATGAATTCCCGGTACTCCTCGTCGGTGCAAAAGCCCATCACGCGCTCGACGCCCGCACGGTTGTACCAGGAGCGGTCGAAGAAGACGATCTCGCCTCGGGTCGGCAAGTGTTGAACGTAGCGCTGAAAGTACCACTGCCCGCGTTCGGTTTCGGTCGGCGTGGAAAGCGCCGCAACCCGCGCCGAACGGGGGTTGAGGTGCTCCATGAACCGTTTGATCGTGCCGCCCTTGCCCGCCGCGTCGCGGCCTTCGAAGATCACCACCACCTTTTGACCGGTTTCCCGCACCCACGCCTGAAGCTTCAGAAGCTCGACCTGCAGGCGGTACTTCTCGGCCTCGTAGGTCTTGCGCTTCATCCGGTTCACGTACGGGTACGCCCCCGAACGCCAGTCGGGATTCAATTGATCTTCGTCCGACTCTTTCTTCGTCTTGCTTTTGACGGCCCGATGAAGGAGCGAGCGCAAAATGGCCTCTCTATCCACCTCCGCCTGACCGGAGAGAATCTCGTCGATCAGGTCCTCTTTGCGCGCGTACCCGCGCAGGGTCATTTCACGCTTGACGTAATTGACGACGTCGCGGGTCGTGCGAAAGCGCGGGGGCCGCTCGATGCGCTCGTCCTCGTAGGGCGGGAGGACGCGGGGCGCCGCTCGGGAAGCGTCCGCCGGTCGCGGGGCGGGCGTCGTCGGCTTTT
It encodes:
- a CDS encoding dihydroneopterin aldolase, translating into MFALTTPDDLRFTTRRISVRGLTLRCAIGAYEHERNRLQKVRLDCDVWVPLRPTEDRLENVLNYDWIVDAMRTTALSGHIDLQETLVDRMADALCAHPDILLVRVASAKLEAYADIESVGLEVWRRPDPRS
- a CDS encoding lytic transglycosylase domain-containing protein, with product MHHFPLPSRLTRLLLIAGLCSTTGTVGAATPEGWVELKTLVGTASTDAAPEKAEATNAPAAPPATDATDTSAPGDAAAVSDADSASTVEPSEPNDPPPHGLIAVPMPERLQSLQSVDTEDEVILLESAAQVDPKDVINAVDEAFAHMRRPAETETSGAAAGQAAEAAGRVTAELINEPPPVDPLEVALFATPPEPADGIFMAARAAFQTGDLAALRENADLLVGHPLESYLELWTIELELKAAPDAATPNLRFQDFIERHQGEYVGERAAADYLRLSGPRINRTLFESVFSRLVWNRDDPDVAAWRTYYRLLETPADRQALQSAKALYRDGQATRAANQTLGDLIVRRDRSWAWDRVVLLLQKGEWDEVKRVLSYVPRPELPAPIDTLSAILDQPVAWYNRHADEIGRLPARLGVFATLRLARAQPALAAQCATSVERRLGAFWRSLLWSVIGYQGTTALNPEAVDWYAKAGNALAQRPLLVVNYRSVLGWNARAALRAGNWFSLARLIERMPKSMQEEEVWTYWRARALRARGQETQARQLFERIDGNVSFYGKLACDALGKPYAFDRAKPKVVDANPERWESETGLLRARTFYRLDLYREGHREWNWAMRGLKGADYVALAEYAKKKLLIHRMINTSERSGKDVVSIEQRYPMPHALLIERVSEAQQIPSAWVYGLIRQESRFIPSVSSSVGARGLMQVMPLTAQWIARKLGITHYDQGNLTELEMNLVLGSAYLRMLRAEFDSSYVLATAAYNAGPARARVWRRTLREPMEAAVFIETIPFYETRDYVKNVLSNMQTYSMRTAAPIENFTRFLGRVHPGTTPGSDLP
- a CDS encoding CBS domain-containing protein translates to MRTRSLKVIDMAVHEVATIKADKNIVDCAAQMRLEHVGSLVVVDEAQKPIGMITDRDIAIEVVARRLDPEKLAVKDIMTAPVVTAAPNEGMVTALARMREFGVRRLPIVDETGKLVGVISNSNLIEELSELLGSLVRNIHSSKTREVALRSDP
- a CDS encoding CCA-adding protein → MHVYLVGGCVRDRLLARLTGRPQPSSDRDWVVVGATPEDMLARGYLPVGNDFPVFLHPKTHEEYALARTERKTAPGYHGFVFHAAPDVTLEEDLRRRDLTINAMALDDDGQLIDPYGGLDDLKARRLRHVSPAFEEDPVRILRAARFAARFPDFRVADETLALMRRMVDAGEVDALVPERIFSEISRGLTAEAPLRMLDELEACGLWARLYADIALTPSVRALVERLACDGASLDLRLLALTSGAETGDAALRFLKSVRAPASALGLAQTFWSLRDALFGMKTPEDAARVFEKIDVVRRRERAEALLLFCSRLAEIEGLPVRWTQDELSQLLDAWTSIDAGAVAKAQTDPRAIPEAVRAARREALLACAGRLENARAPRP
- the ttcA gene encoding tRNA 2-thiocytidine(32) synthetase TtcA, encoding MTLSARNQLSFSQRKLEKRVIRLTAQAITDFNMIEDGDRVMVAMSGGKDSYVLLDTLRVLQQRAPIRFEIEAVNVDQHIPAFPREALAAWLESTGVPYHIEDQDTYSIIQRLIPEGKNVCSLCARLRRGILYRVAQERGCNKIALGHHMDDIVGTLLLNLFYGGRMKAMPPVLRSDDGKNIVIRPLAYVREYETEKLAKARAYPLAGKGICGAGENLKRQEVKELIRSWDREFPGRVYNVFMSMQRVSPSHLMDRRLYDFDALAPVGADDASDE
- a CDS encoding DUF2905 domain-containing protein: MRWFLVLFVLLLVLLSCMPFLSKFGLGRLPGDLNFTVFGRRIELPFMSTILLAAVALVIARLI